In Streptomyces sp. NBC_01439, the following are encoded in one genomic region:
- a CDS encoding gamma-glutamylcyclotransferase, with product MSLYAAYAGNLDPRLMTRRAPHSPLRGTGWINDWRLTFGGEQMGWEGALATIVEAPRQQVFVALYDIAPLDEDSMDRWEGVGLDIYRRMRVRVHTLDGEEAAWVYVLNGYEGGLPSARYLGEIADAAESAGAPHDYVMEIRKRPC from the coding sequence ATGTCGCTCTACGCCGCGTACGCCGGCAACCTCGACCCGCGGCTGATGACGCGCCGCGCTCCGCATTCGCCGCTGCGCGGCACGGGCTGGATCAACGACTGGCGGCTGACCTTCGGCGGCGAACAGATGGGCTGGGAGGGCGCTCTCGCCACCATCGTCGAAGCCCCCCGCCAGCAGGTCTTCGTCGCCCTGTACGACATCGCGCCGCTGGACGAGGACTCGATGGACCGCTGGGAGGGTGTCGGGCTCGACATCTACCGGCGGATGCGGGTGCGCGTGCACACGCTGGACGGCGAGGAGGCGGCCTGGGTGTACGTCCTGAACGGCTACGAGGGCGGTCTGCCCTCGGCCCGCTACCTGGGCGAGATCGCGGATGCCGCCGAGTCCGCGGGCGCCCCCCACGACTACGTGATGGAAATCCGCAAGCGCCCCTGCTGA
- a CDS encoding purine-nucleoside phosphorylase — MNASVTDPFAAADAAAARLRELTGVDTHDVALVMGSGWAPAAEALGAPEAEFLVTELPGFPPAAVEGHGGKVRSYKIGDKRALVFLGRTHYYEGRGVAAVAHGVRTAVAAGCKTVVLTNGCGGLREGMKPGQPVLISDHLNLTATSPIVGANFVDLTDLYSPRLRAMCKEIDASLEEGVYVQFPGPHYETPAEINMIRVMGADLVGMSTVLEAIAAREAGAEVLGISLVTNLAAGLSGEPLNHEEVLQAGRDSAARMGTLLTQVLARI, encoded by the coding sequence GTGAACGCATCTGTTACCGACCCCTTCGCCGCCGCCGACGCCGCAGCCGCCCGCCTGCGTGAGCTGACCGGCGTGGACACCCACGATGTCGCCCTCGTCATGGGCTCCGGATGGGCCCCCGCCGCAGAGGCGCTCGGCGCCCCCGAGGCCGAGTTCCTCGTCACCGAGCTGCCCGGCTTCCCGCCCGCCGCCGTCGAGGGCCACGGCGGCAAGGTCCGCTCGTACAAGATCGGCGACAAGCGCGCGCTGGTCTTCCTCGGCCGGACCCACTACTACGAGGGCCGCGGCGTCGCCGCCGTCGCCCACGGCGTGCGCACCGCCGTCGCCGCCGGCTGCAAGACCGTCGTGCTGACCAACGGCTGCGGCGGTCTGCGCGAGGGCATGAAGCCCGGCCAGCCCGTCCTGATCAGCGACCACCTCAACCTGACGGCCACCTCGCCGATCGTCGGCGCGAACTTCGTCGACCTCACCGACCTGTACTCGCCGCGCCTGCGCGCGATGTGCAAGGAGATCGACGCGAGCCTCGAAGAGGGCGTCTACGTCCAGTTCCCCGGCCCGCACTACGAGACCCCGGCCGAGATCAACATGATCCGCGTCATGGGCGCAGACCTGGTCGGCATGTCCACCGTCCTGGAGGCCATCGCCGCCCGTGAGGCCGGCGCCGAGGTGCTCGGCATCTCCCTGGTCACCAACCTGGCGGCGGGCCTGTCCGGCGAGCCGCTGAACCACGAAGAGGTCCTCCAGGCCGGCCGCGACTCGGCCGCCCGCATGGGCACGCTGCTGACGCAGGTCCTCGCCCGCATCTGA